The Brevibacillus choshinensis genome includes a region encoding these proteins:
- the sigW gene encoding RNA polymerase sigma factor SigW produces MDFVEKRLTQRAKRGDREAFAELIEIYKDKIFQLAYRMVGNRQDAEDIAQETFLRVYANLHTYDEGYKFSTWIYRIATNLCIDRGRKKRPDFSLDEETEPGQGMDWYSRLSSNERTPEDKLVTQELQETVQDALSHLQPKYRSIMILRYIEDLSLQEISDIVKLPVTTIKTRIHRGREALRSKLRLM; encoded by the coding sequence ATGGATTTTGTAGAGAAGCGGTTGACTCAACGAGCAAAGCGTGGAGATCGCGAAGCCTTTGCCGAGTTGATCGAGATTTATAAGGATAAGATATTCCAGCTAGCGTATCGTATGGTGGGAAATCGCCAGGATGCGGAAGATATCGCGCAGGAGACGTTTCTGCGGGTATACGCCAATTTGCATACGTACGATGAAGGCTACAAGTTCTCCACCTGGATCTACCGTATCGCGACCAATTTATGCATCGACCGTGGCCGAAAGAAACGGCCGGATTTTTCATTGGACGAAGAAACAGAGCCAGGGCAAGGCATGGACTGGTACTCACGCTTGTCATCAAATGAGCGTACGCCGGAGGATAAATTAGTGACGCAGGAGCTACAGGAGACCGTACAGGACGCATTGTCTCATTTGCAACCAAAGTACCGATCCATTATGATCTTGCGCTATATCGAAGACCTGTCATTGCAGGAAATTAGCGATATTGTGAAATTGCCTGTGACGACAATCAAAACGCGAATTCACCGGGGAAGAGAAGCTTTACGCAGCAAGTTGCGATTGATGTGA
- the rocF gene encoding arginase encodes MNKNISIVGVPMDLGADRRGVDMGPSAIRYAGVVARLEKMGMNIQDRGDIPVTRPHHFTETENHKYLDEVVEANAKLAEVVSDIMQEGRFPLVLGGDHSIALGTVAGVAKHVKNLGVIWFDAHGDLNTGETSPSGNIHGMPLAASLGYGHDRLVNIGGFAPKLKPENVVIIGARDLDGGERELIKHIGMKVFTMHEIDKLGMARVMEEAIAHVSKNTDGVHLSLDLDGLDPHDAPGVGTPVIGGISYREGHVSLEMLADADILCSAEFVEVNPILDSENHTARVAVALMSSAFGDKLL; translated from the coding sequence ATGAACAAAAACATTAGCATTGTCGGAGTACCAATGGATCTAGGTGCGGACCGTCGCGGAGTAGATATGGGGCCGAGCGCCATTCGCTACGCGGGAGTGGTTGCCCGTTTGGAAAAGATGGGCATGAACATCCAGGATCGGGGAGATATTCCGGTTACACGTCCTCATCATTTTACTGAGACGGAAAATCATAAATATCTAGATGAAGTCGTAGAGGCGAATGCCAAGCTGGCCGAGGTTGTAAGCGATATCATGCAGGAGGGCCGTTTTCCGCTAGTGTTGGGAGGCGACCACAGTATTGCACTGGGTACAGTAGCAGGCGTAGCCAAGCACGTAAAGAATTTGGGCGTGATCTGGTTTGACGCTCACGGCGACTTGAATACGGGAGAGACTTCTCCATCCGGCAATATTCACGGAATGCCACTGGCAGCAAGCTTGGGCTACGGACATGATCGCTTGGTGAACATCGGAGGCTTTGCACCGAAGCTGAAGCCTGAAAATGTTGTGATCATCGGCGCACGCGATCTGGATGGCGGAGAGAGAGAACTCATCAAACACATCGGTATGAAAGTTTTCACCATGCATGAAATTGATAAACTAGGCATGGCGCGTGTTATGGAAGAAGCAATTGCCCATGTTTCTAAGAATACGGATGGTGTGCATCTGAGCCTTGACCTGGATGGCCTTGATCCACATGATGCACCAGGGGTGGGTACACCAGTCATCGGAGGAATTTCGTACCGCGAAGGGCACGTGTCCTTGGAAATGCTGGCAGATGCAGATATTCTCTGTTCAGCGGAGTTTGTCGAAGTGAACCCGATTCTGGATAGCGAAAATCATACAGCACGTGTAGCAGTTGCTCTGATGAGCTCTGCCTTTGGAGATAAATTACTTTAA
- a CDS encoding zf-HC2 domain-containing protein — MECRDMIILIHEFLDGDTDELTNQHLQTHMRTCVSCRQHMHELQRAIAFVQSASHIHVSSDFTARVLAQLPAETKKNLFSGWLRRHPFLTAAAVFLFLMTGSLCANWFDRDNILQVSSANMDKLKIDRERNVVVVPAGTSIDGDLVVRNGNVEVQGQVKGNVVAIEGKVFVASTAQVAGNTESIEAIVDWIWYEVKNIGNDLLPVLP, encoded by the coding sequence ATGGAATGCCGGGATATGATTATCCTCATTCATGAATTTCTGGATGGGGACACTGACGAGCTAACCAATCAGCATTTGCAAACACATATGAGAACCTGTGTGAGCTGCCGCCAGCACATGCATGAATTGCAGCGGGCCATCGCCTTTGTGCAGAGTGCTTCGCATATTCATGTCTCCTCTGATTTTACGGCGCGTGTACTTGCACAATTGCCTGCAGAGACCAAAAAGAATTTGTTTTCGGGTTGGCTGCGGAGACACCCGTTCCTCACAGCAGCGGCTGTCTTTCTCTTTCTGATGACGGGCAGCTTGTGTGCCAACTGGTTCGATCGGGATAACATCTTGCAAGTTTCCTCCGCCAACATGGATAAACTAAAAATCGACCGTGAACGAAATGTGGTCGTCGTACCGGCTGGAACCAGCATTGATGGTGATTTGGTCGTGCGAAACGGAAACGTAGAAGTGCAAGGTCAGGTAAAAGGAAATGTGGTCGCGATCGAAGGAAAAGTGTTCGTCGCATCTACGGCCCAAGTGGCTGGAAACACAGAATCCATCGAAGCCATCGTAGATTGGATCTGGTATGAAGTGAAAAATATTGGAAATGACTTGCTTCCAGTCTTGCCATAA
- a CDS encoding CdaR family protein, with product MDKWLNSHWFARAVALLLAVMMWMVVNLETEQTTTPEASQPVFIDGVNLHVKYDTDRFQVVKQQRTVKVALESNNPFYRHNFFPADSWEVYVDATGLGKGTHKVPVQYKGFPDEVKVGIIPNIVEITLEEKKTVEREVNVEMLGVVAPGYTAGEPIVKPFRALVRVPESQVDKVAAVKASVDLEGATSAIKTTVPLKVVDKSGNVIQGADVVPLTVEVNIPVTSPFIKVPVKLNLTNEMPNGYSLASVDMNVDEVTVFGPKEVIDAMKATTYPGPEIDLSNITSDRLLELKIPVMDNIVKVEPEYLKVSLKVVPSTTKRLEKIPIRISGLSENLQAKVLSTDGQEMSTIDFDAVGAAQILGQLRPEDLQVVADVSNMPAGVYEIALNYIFNQSDYIKPSESAPKKVTVEITNKQR from the coding sequence ATGGATAAATGGTTAAATAGTCATTGGTTTGCTCGCGCAGTTGCGCTACTTTTGGCAGTCATGATGTGGATGGTCGTCAATCTGGAGACCGAGCAGACGACGACTCCCGAAGCAAGTCAGCCAGTATTTATTGATGGTGTCAATTTGCATGTGAAATACGATACAGACCGTTTTCAGGTAGTCAAGCAGCAGCGAACGGTCAAGGTGGCGTTGGAGAGTAACAACCCGTTTTACCGACATAATTTCTTCCCTGCGGATTCGTGGGAGGTCTACGTAGATGCGACGGGACTGGGCAAAGGTACGCATAAGGTCCCTGTTCAGTACAAGGGCTTTCCTGATGAAGTGAAAGTAGGGATTATCCCAAACATCGTGGAAATTACCCTGGAAGAGAAAAAGACGGTAGAACGAGAAGTAAACGTGGAGATGCTGGGGGTAGTCGCACCTGGATATACAGCTGGGGAGCCGATTGTGAAGCCGTTCCGTGCGCTTGTACGCGTTCCGGAGAGCCAGGTAGACAAAGTGGCTGCTGTAAAAGCATCTGTCGATCTGGAAGGAGCCACTTCGGCCATAAAGACCACCGTTCCTCTCAAAGTAGTGGACAAGTCGGGGAATGTGATTCAGGGAGCTGACGTCGTTCCACTTACGGTTGAAGTGAACATTCCTGTCACAAGCCCGTTCATCAAGGTACCTGTCAAATTAAACTTGACGAATGAAATGCCAAATGGCTATAGTTTGGCTAGTGTGGATATGAATGTGGATGAAGTGACGGTGTTTGGGCCGAAAGAAGTGATAGACGCTATGAAAGCGACCACGTACCCAGGCCCGGAAATTGATCTTAGCAACATTACATCAGATCGTCTGTTAGAGCTAAAAATACCGGTAATGGATAATATCGTGAAGGTAGAACCGGAGTATTTAAAAGTGTCACTAAAGGTCGTGCCTTCTACGACCAAGCGTTTGGAAAAGATTCCGATCCGCATCAGCGGGCTATCAGAAAACTTGCAAGCCAAGGTGCTATCGACGGATGGTCAGGAAATGTCTACGATTGACTTTGATGCCGTAGGGGCGGCTCAGATATTGGGTCAGTTGAGACCAGAAGACCTGCAAGTTGTAGCCGATGTCAGCAATATGCCGGCTGGAGTGTACGAGATTGCGTTGAACTATATCTTCAACCAATCCGATTACATCAAGCCATCAGAAAGCGCACCCAAGAAGGTCACAGTAGAAATCACGAACAAGCAAAGGTAG
- a CDS encoding aspartyl-phosphate phosphatase Spo0E family protein, whose translation MSKNDVLLQIERLRKELNEQYKTQASITPELVELSVRLDHLLNKLHLHP comes from the coding sequence ATGTCAAAAAATGATGTTCTCCTCCAGATCGAAAGACTGCGAAAAGAACTAAACGAACAGTATAAGACACAGGCTTCCATCACTCCCGAGTTGGTGGAGCTAAGTGTAAGACTCGACCATCTCCTAAATAAACTGCATCTCCATCCTTAG
- the cdaA gene encoding diadenylate cyclase CdaA yields MISLDYGDLLRYGTDILLVTYVIYKIIMLIRGTRAVQLLKGIMVIVITWLLSKYFQLTTLHWLMSQAFTFGVLAVVIIFQPELRRALEQLGRGKLFSRSSTIQDDDMVSRLVQEVCKSVTYMAKRRIGALIVIERETGLNDYVETGIAINGRVSSELLINIFIPNTPLHDGAVIMRKDVILAAACYLPLSENNSISKELGTRHRAAIGVSEVSDGMSIIVSEETGQVSFAAHGTMNRNLTEEQLAEILTDQLQPLSKGKSMGSRWQWRRKHG; encoded by the coding sequence ATGATATCGTTGGACTACGGGGATTTACTTCGGTATGGAACGGACATTTTACTCGTTACATACGTGATTTATAAAATAATTATGCTCATTCGTGGGACGCGCGCAGTACAATTGTTGAAGGGGATCATGGTCATCGTGATCACCTGGCTCCTCAGCAAATATTTTCAGCTCACGACGTTGCACTGGTTGATGTCACAAGCCTTTACCTTTGGGGTACTGGCCGTCGTCATTATCTTTCAGCCAGAATTGCGGCGTGCCCTCGAACAATTGGGGCGGGGCAAGCTTTTTTCCCGTTCCAGCACCATTCAGGATGACGATATGGTCAGTCGTCTGGTGCAAGAAGTATGCAAATCGGTCACGTATATGGCCAAGCGGCGTATTGGGGCTCTGATCGTCATTGAGCGTGAGACGGGCTTGAATGATTACGTGGAAACAGGTATCGCGATCAATGGTCGGGTTAGTTCTGAGCTGTTGATCAATATTTTCATCCCAAACACGCCCTTGCACGACGGGGCAGTCATTATGCGTAAAGACGTTATTTTGGCTGCTGCCTGTTATTTACCGCTGTCCGAAAACAACTCGATCTCCAAGGAGTTGGGAACGCGCCACCGTGCCGCAATCGGTGTCAGCGAGGTCTCTGATGGGATGTCCATTATCGTCTCGGAGGAGACTGGGCAGGTGTCTTTTGCCGCACATGGCACGATGAACCGCAACCTGACGGAGGAGCAGTTGGCAGAGATCCTGACTGATCAGCTCCAGCCTCTGTCGAAGGGCAAATCCATGGGAAGTCGTTGGCAATGGAGGCGAAAACATGGATAA